In Gymnogyps californianus isolate 813 chromosome 1, ASM1813914v2, whole genome shotgun sequence, the following are encoded in one genomic region:
- the NAGA gene encoding alpha-N-acetylgalactosaminidase: MGVAVLSGLALVLALALPSVALENGLALTPPMGWLAWERFRCNVDCGADPRNCISETLFFEMADRLAEDGWRELGYKYINIDDCWSAKQRDAAGRLVPDPKRFPRGIKALADYVHARGLKLGIYGDLGTLTCGGYPGTTLDRVEQDAQTFAEWGVDMLKLDGCYSSGEEQAEGYPEMARALNATGRPIIYSCSWPAYQGGLPPKVNYTVLAEVCNLWRNYDDIQDSWDSVLSILDWFSANQDVLQPAAGPGHWNDPDMLIIGNFGLSYEQSRSQMALWTVMAAPLLMSTDLRTISPSAKEILQNRLMIQINQDPLGIQGRRIVKEKSHIEVFLRPLSQAASALVFFSRRTDMPFLYTTSLAKLHFPEDAMYEVQDVYSGKIISGLKTGDNFSVVINPSGVVMWYLYPTVLPAQPWHVVRQQAPGEGFRPVLL; this comes from the exons ATGGGGGTGGCGGTGCTGAGCGGGCTGGCCTTGGTCTTGGCCTTGGCACTGCCTTCCGTGGCCCTGGAGAACGGGCTGGCGCTCACCCCCCCCATGGGCTGGCTGGCCTGGGAGAGGTTCCGCTGCAACGTGGACTGCGGGGCGGACCCCCGCAACTGCATCAG CGAGACGCTCTTCTTCGAGATGGCAGACCGCCTGGCAGAGGATggctggagggagctgggctaCAAGTACATCAACATTGACGACTGCTGGTCTGCCAAGCAGCGGGATGCGGCGGGACGGCTGGTTCCCGACCCCAAGAGGTTTCCCAGGGGGATTAAGGCTCTGGCTGACTAT GTCCACGCCCGGGGCCTGAAGCTGGGCATTTACGGTGACCTAGGCACCCTCACTTGTGGGGGCTACCCGGGCACCACGCTGGACCGCGTGGAGCAGGACGCCCAGACCTTTGCGGAGTGGGGTGTGGACATGCTGAAGCTGGATGGGTGCTACTCGTCGGGAGAGGAGCAGGCGGAGG GCTACCCAGAAATGGCGAGGGCCTTGAACGCCACAGGCCGCCCCATCATCTACTCCTGCAGCTGGCCAGCGTATCAGGGGGGGCTCCCCCCCAAG GTGAACTACACTGTCCTGGCAGAGGTCTGCAACTTGTGGCGTAACTACGACGACATCCAGGACTCCTGGGACAGCGTGCTTTCCATCCTGGACTGGTTCTCTGCAAACCAGGACGTGCTGCAGCCGGCGGCTGGCCCCGGCCACTGGAATGACCCGGACATG ctcaTCATTGGAAACTTTGGCCTTAGCTACGAGCAGTCACGCTCCCAAATGGCCTTGTGGACGGTGATGGCAGCTCCACTCCTCATGTCCACGGATCTCCGCACCATCTCCCCGAGCGCCAAGGAGATCCTGCAGAACCGCCTGATGATCCAGATCAACCAGGACCCCCTGGGAATCCAGGGGCGCAGGATTGTCAAG GAGAAATCCCACATCGAGGTGTTCCTGCGCCCGCTGTCCCAGGCTGCCAGCGCCCTCGTCTTCTTCAGCCGGAGGACAGATATGCCCTTCCTCTACACTACCAGCCTGGCCAAGCTCCACTTCCCTGAGGATGCCATGTACGAG GTACAAGACGTGTACAGCGGGAAGATCATCAGCGGCTTAAAGACAGGAGACAACTTCTCGGTTGTTATTAACCCCTCGGGGGTGGTGATGTGGTATCTCTATCCCACggtgctcccagcacagccctggcacGTTGTCAGACAGCAAGCCCCCGGCGAGGGTTTCCGCCCGGTCCTCTTGTGA
- the PHETA2 gene encoding sesquipedalian-2, giving the protein MKLNERSVAHYATCDSPADHAGFLRKRVERHHHHAHHHHAPSYQRHWFVLKGNLLFYFEERESREPVGLVVLEGCTVELCEAAEEFAFAIRFDDAGARAYVLVADGQAAMEAWVKALSRASFDYMRLVVRELEKQLEEACKSLAACRKSPRRSSSSGRKRHLSNPALLPLQEKPAVLENGYSTWGSGGGVPGGAACPDRDVVHVKPPPLPPRRRSAASSAAGSPAPGLSPAMPESPVSPETACFSKLHSWYGQEIAALRREWQERQKRGHP; this is encoded by the coding sequence ATGAAGCTGAACGAGCGGAGCGTGGCCCACTATGCCACCTGCGACTCGCCCGCCGACCATGCCGGCTTCCTCCGCAAGCGGGTGGAGCGGCACCACCACCATGCCCACCACCACCACGCCCCCTCCTACCAGCGCCACTGGTTTGTCCTCAAGGGCAACCTCCTCTTCTACTTTGAGGAGCGGGAGAGCCGGGAGCCCGtggggctggtggtgctggAGGGCTGCACCGTGGAGCTGTGCGAGGCCGCCGAGGAGTTCGCCTTCGCCATCCGCTTCGACGACGCCGGCGCCAGGGCTTACGTGCTGGTGGCCGATGGGCAGGCTGCCATGGAGGCCTGGGTGAAGGCGCTGTCGCGGGCCAGCTTCGACTACATGCGGCTGGTGGtgagggagctggagaagcagctggaggaggccTGCAAGAGCTTGGCCGCTTGCCGCAAGTCTCCGCGGAGGTCCTCCTCCTCCGGCAGGAAGAGGCACCTCTCCAACCCCGCCTTGCTGCCCCTCCAGGAGAAGCCCGCTGTCCTGGAGAATGGTTACTCCACGTGGGGCAGTGGTGGTGGCGTCCCCGGGGGGGCCGCCTGCCCCGACCGTGATGTGGTGCACGTGAAGCCCCCGCCTCTGCCTCCGCGCCGGCGCTCGGCCGCCAGCAGCGCCGCGGGATCACCGGCGCCCGGTCTCTCGCCAGCCATGCCGGAGAGCCCGGTGTCACCGGAGACGGCCTGCTTCTCCAAGCTGCACAGCTGGTACGGGCAGGAGATCGCGGCGCTGAGACGGGAGtggcaggagaggcagaagagggGACACCCGTGA
- the SMDT1 gene encoding essential MCU regulator, mitochondrial — MAAAGGRLLAAAAAYSGRAGWGGPRRSPAVPLVPCRSATVTRSGAILPKPVKTPFGLLRVFSVVIPFLYVGTQISKNFAALLEEHDIFVPEDDDDDD, encoded by the exons atggcAGCGGCAGGCGGACGGCTCCTGGCGGCGGCCGCGGCTTACTCGGGGCGAGCGGGCTGGGGCGGGCCGCGCCGCAGCCCGGCCGTGCCGCTTGTGCCCTGCCGGAGTGCCACTGTCACCCGCAGCGGCGCCATTTTGCCCAAGCCGGTTAAG ACGCCCTTCGGCCTCCTCAGAGTGTTCAGCGTTGTGATCCCTTTCCTGTATGTTGGGACTCAGATCAGTAAGAACTTCGCAGCCCTACTTGAAGAACATGATATCTTTGTCCCAGAGGATGACGACGACGATGACTAA
- the NDUFA6 gene encoding NADH dehydrogenase [ubiquinone] 1 alpha subcomplex subunit 6 yields the protein MAVAGKGAVSAAVKPIFSRDLGEAKRRVRELYRAWYREVPNTVHLYQLDITVKQGRNKVREMFMKNAHVADPRVIDMLVIKGKMDLQETIQIWKQRTHIMRYFHETETPRPKDFLSKFYAGHDP from the exons ATGGCGGTAGCGGGCAAAGGAGCGGTATCTGCCGCGGTGAAGCCGATCTTCAGCCGGGACCTGGGCGAGGCGAAGCGGCGCGTGAGGGAGCTGTACCGGGCCTGGTACCGCGAGGTGCCCAACACGG TACACCTATACCAGCTGGACATCACGGTGAAACAGGGACGTAACAAGGTGCGGGAGATGTTCATGAAGAATGCCCACGTTGCAGATCCACGGGTGATAGACATGCTGGTTATTAAG GGAAAAATGGATCTTCAAGAAACTATTCAGATATGGAAGCAGAGGACTCACATCATGAGGTATTTCCACGAGACGGAAACCCCACGACCTAAAGACTTTCTGTCCAAATTCTATGCGGGCCACGATCCCTGA